A single window of Apus apus isolate bApuApu2 chromosome 18, bApuApu2.pri.cur, whole genome shotgun sequence DNA harbors:
- the ZSWIM7 gene encoding zinc finger SWIM domain-containing protein 7 isoform X1, protein METSPDGGAGGAATRPVTHEVMDSTLPAVAEELLKEIKKAFQETSHVPDDLLLGLKFIFGPTAVPALDLVDQRSVTRVVSPSGRAAYQVLGSSGKLYTCYSSCHFCTCPAFGFTVLQKSESLLCKHILAVYLSRAMGACQELPVSEEQLTSILLAEEEDEG, encoded by the exons ATGGAGACGAGCCCCGAtggcggcgcggggggcgcAG CCACCAGGCCCGTTACCCATGAGGTGATGGACAGTACCTTGCCAGCAGTTGCAGAAGAGCTTTTGAAAGAGATCAAAAAGGCCTTTCAGGAGACATCACATg TCCCTGATGACCTGCTGCTGGG GCTGAAGTTCATCTTTGGCCCCActgctgtcccagctctggATCTGGTGGATCAGCGTTCGGTCACGCGAGTCGTGTCCCCCAGCGGCAGGGCTGCCTACCAG GTCCTTGGGAGCTCAGGCAAACTCTACACCTGCTACAGCTCCTGCCACTTCTGCACGTGTCCTGCTTTTGGTTTTACTGTACTGCAGAAGAGCGAGAGCCTTCTG TGCAAACATATACTTGCTGTCTACCTCAGTCGGGCCATGGGAGCCTGCCAGGAACTGCCTGtctctgaggagcagctcaCAAGCATCTTACTggctgaggaagaggatgaaggATGA
- the ZSWIM7 gene encoding zinc finger SWIM domain-containing protein 7 isoform X2 — translation MDSTLPAVAEELLKEIKKAFQETSHVPDDLLLGLKFIFGPTAVPALDLVDQRSVTRVVSPSGRAAYQVLGSSGKLYTCYSSCHFCTCPAFGFTVLQKSESLLCKHILAVYLSRAMGACQELPVSEEQLTSILLAEEEDEG, via the exons ATGGACAGTACCTTGCCAGCAGTTGCAGAAGAGCTTTTGAAAGAGATCAAAAAGGCCTTTCAGGAGACATCACATg TCCCTGATGACCTGCTGCTGGG GCTGAAGTTCATCTTTGGCCCCActgctgtcccagctctggATCTGGTGGATCAGCGTTCGGTCACGCGAGTCGTGTCCCCCAGCGGCAGGGCTGCCTACCAG GTCCTTGGGAGCTCAGGCAAACTCTACACCTGCTACAGCTCCTGCCACTTCTGCACGTGTCCTGCTTTTGGTTTTACTGTACTGCAGAAGAGCGAGAGCCTTCTG TGCAAACATATACTTGCTGTCTACCTCAGTCGGGCCATGGGAGCCTGCCAGGAACTGCCTGtctctgaggagcagctcaCAAGCATCTTACTggctgaggaagaggatgaaggATGA
- the TTC19 gene encoding tetratricopeptide repeat protein 19, mitochondrial isoform X2, with protein MLRGLRRLLGRPPRPAGLALPRTARSRARGEGGGTGLARPRGARPAGAGLGWLAALSLFPRDAEEEEEEGEDAIILLLKKAKLSVMKGELREAERLLHRALRLSHRSDNRKAIVYTYSMMANVAYMQGQLDNAEKLYKASMSYLLAGDTKEDDNAILEMSLKLASIYAAQKQHKLALAGYEFCILTLEEKITKEKDLPEDVLPAEEKANTRLLLGMSLDSYARYLFSINQLPVAQKMYEKALQISNEVRGENHPQTVVLMNDLATVLDAQGHYDEAHSCVKRAAELAKETQHPEEHMVLNNLAAILMHKASGGDSGNMDDVVG; from the exons atgctgcgggggctgcggcgcCTCCtgggccgcccgccccgccccgccgggctcgcgctgccccgcaccgcccgcagCCGGGCCCGCGGGGAGGGCGGCGGGACGGGGCTGGCGCGGCCGCGGGGGGCCCGGCCGGCCGGGGCGGGCCTGGGCTGGCTGGCAG CgctctccctcttccccagggacgccgaggaggaggaggaggagggcgaGGACGCCATTatcctgctgctgaagaaggCCAAG CTCAGCGTCATGAAGGGCGAGCTGCGGGAGGCCGAGCGGCTCCTGCACCGCGCGCTGCGGCTGTCGCACCGGTCGGACAACAGGAAAGCCATCGTCTACACCTACAGCATG ATGGCGAACGTGGCCTACATGCAGGGGCAGCTGGACAAC GCAGAAAAGCTCTACAAAGCAAGTATGAGCTATTTGCTTGCAGGGGACACGAAGGAG GATGACAATGCAATCCTTGAGATGTCCCTCAAGCTGGCCAGTATCTATGCTGCTCAGAAACA GCACAAGTTAGCCCTGGCTGGTTATGAGTTCTGCATCCTGACCTTGGAGGAGAAGATTaccaaggaaaaggacttgcCTGAGGATGTCTTACCAG ctgaagaaaaggCCAACACCCGTCTCCTGCTTGGGATGAGCCTGGACTCCTATGCTCGTTATCTCTTCAGCATCAACCAGCTCCCAGTGGCCCAAAAAATGTATGAGAAGGCTCTGCAGATATCAAATGAAGTTCGGGGGGAGAATCATCCACAG ACTGTGGTCCTGATGAATGACTTGGCAACTGTCCTGGATGCTCAGGGGCACTATGATGAGGCACACTCCTGTGTGAAGAGGGCAGCTGAGCTGGCAAAGGAGACTCAGCATCCTGAGGAGCACATGGTGCTGAATAACCTGGCAGCAATTCTGATGCACAAAG CTTCAGGAGGGGACTCTGGAAATATGGATGATGTGGTTGGGTAG
- the TTC19 gene encoding tetratricopeptide repeat protein 19, mitochondrial isoform X1 has protein sequence MLRGLRRLLGRPPRPAGLALPRTARSRARGEGGGTGLARPRGARPAGAGLGWLAALSLFPRDAEEEEEEGEDAIILLLKKAKLSVMKGELREAERLLHRALRLSHRSDNRKAIVYTYSMMANVAYMQGQLDNAEKLYKASMSYLLAGDTKEDDNAILEMSLKLASIYAAQKQHKLALAGYEFCILTLEEKITKEKDLPEDVLPAEEKANTRLLLGMSLDSYARYLFSINQLPVAQKMYEKALQISNEVRGENHPQTVVLMNDLATVLDAQGHYDEAHSCVKRAAELAKETQHPEEHMVLNNLAAILMHKEDFLQAKQVYKEALKQAQEKGDAASVQHIQEELAELAKRQKGSK, from the exons atgctgcgggggctgcggcgcCTCCtgggccgcccgccccgccccgccgggctcgcgctgccccgcaccgcccgcagCCGGGCCCGCGGGGAGGGCGGCGGGACGGGGCTGGCGCGGCCGCGGGGGGCCCGGCCGGCCGGGGCGGGCCTGGGCTGGCTGGCAG CgctctccctcttccccagggacgccgaggaggaggaggaggagggcgaGGACGCCATTatcctgctgctgaagaaggCCAAG CTCAGCGTCATGAAGGGCGAGCTGCGGGAGGCCGAGCGGCTCCTGCACCGCGCGCTGCGGCTGTCGCACCGGTCGGACAACAGGAAAGCCATCGTCTACACCTACAGCATG ATGGCGAACGTGGCCTACATGCAGGGGCAGCTGGACAAC GCAGAAAAGCTCTACAAAGCAAGTATGAGCTATTTGCTTGCAGGGGACACGAAGGAG GATGACAATGCAATCCTTGAGATGTCCCTCAAGCTGGCCAGTATCTATGCTGCTCAGAAACA GCACAAGTTAGCCCTGGCTGGTTATGAGTTCTGCATCCTGACCTTGGAGGAGAAGATTaccaaggaaaaggacttgcCTGAGGATGTCTTACCAG ctgaagaaaaggCCAACACCCGTCTCCTGCTTGGGATGAGCCTGGACTCCTATGCTCGTTATCTCTTCAGCATCAACCAGCTCCCAGTGGCCCAAAAAATGTATGAGAAGGCTCTGCAGATATCAAATGAAGTTCGGGGGGAGAATCATCCACAG ACTGTGGTCCTGATGAATGACTTGGCAACTGTCCTGGATGCTCAGGGGCACTATGATGAGGCACACTCCTGTGTGAAGAGGGCAGCTGAGCTGGCAAAGGAGACTCAGCATCCTGAGGAGCACATGGTGCTGAATAACCTGGCAGCAATTCTGATGCACAAAG AAGACTTTCTGCAAGCAAAACAAGTGTACAAAGAAGCTCTCAAGCAGGCACAGGAGAAGGGAGATGCTGCTTCTGTCCAGCATATCCAGGAAGAACTAGCTGAGCTGGCCAAGAGGCAAAAGGGCTCCAAATGA